In Oryza brachyantha chromosome 1, ObraRS2, whole genome shotgun sequence, the following are encoded in one genomic region:
- the LOC102709331 gene encoding uncharacterized protein LOC102709331: protein MMCFQQTSRYFVYRKHCLQETVALELRLHCLFALFCQDVDSSESTSSTGSAYIGLFVRMLGLDNDPRDREHAVYTIWQYSLGGRKCIDEIMQFHGCLVLIVSLLKSDSPRACEAAAGIVRNITSVKVYRDVAVESGAMEEIFRLLCKSTITPEMLEQSLCTIWNFSIDENLRYKILSSDILTRIVRFLDDEDIKVKEAAAGIISNLALSRSNHGALVEAGVIPKLVQLLQNKEDDYKIIRKEAKSSLLELSADEYYHNLIIEEGLVRVPLIGSAAYKAFRPLPHSWPSFPDGSEIQRSSRPSKYGATELLLGLSVDEKETEPDEAKINAMIGRSNQQFLARIGAIELDDEGKEQSSGSQKDAVYTILPWVDGIARLVLIIGLEDASAIAKAAKAIGDASINEHMHSSFKEAGAVKPLLQLLKHTDMLIREAAAYALERLSVSSVVYEKIKTDGGLKVLVDIVKDPNIPVEQLEKIINVLSRIFDTGVSMVAVDAEYSQKSTQDDIDSGTNGTSVTYLKQDDKSSVSVIDFDAISRLTKVLREASPSLQEKVASILEHLAAFDQHATAMIAARIGSVIEAVLEMGVIHGTMGDTENFDDLPTVVIDQVSRAVSATVRLLTRLLNFDLFVRSISTEKFIALLRRMLKSSIPLQSKNWLAACLIKLQSSAGLSGHESVSSVDMEITIYETIPRLVEQMMTSLSFEDKRNAVIELNNLVSGGVMEYTRAVATAGGIFPLVKMIKDGDGAALEASLTILYNLSMDPENHPAIIAAGAVPLLKRIVVAESAHWNRALQLLRTLPV from the exons ATGATGTGTTTCCAGCAGACCAGCAGATACTTTGTTTACAGGAAACATTGCTTACAGGAAACAGTCGCTCTGGAACTTCGATTACATTGCTTATTTGCTTTGTTTTGTCAGGATGTTGATAGTTCTGAGAGCACCTCCAGTACAGGATCGGCATATATTGGCCTCTTTGTTCGAATGCTAGGGTTGGACAATGATCCTCGTGATAGGGAACATGCCGTTTACACAATTTGGCAATACTCCCTTGGTGGACGGAAGTGCATTGATGAGATAATGCAATTCCATGGTTGTCTTGTCCTAATTGTCAGCCTCCTAAAATCGGATTCTCCTCGTGCCTGTGAAGCAGCTGCAGGAATTGTGCGTAATATAACTTCAGTGAAGGTATACAGGGATGTGGCTGTCGAGAGTGGTGCAATGGAGGAAATTTTTAGGCTTCTCTGTAAATCCACGATAACTCCAGAG ATGTTGGAGCAGTCATTGTGTACCATTTGGAACTTTTCTATTGATGAAAATTTGAGatacaaaattttgtcaaGCGATATCCTAACACGAATTGTTAGATTTCTAGATGATGAAGATATTAAAGTCAAAGAAGCTGCTGCAGGTATTATATCAAATTTAGCTTTAAGTCGTTCAAATCACGGAGCTCTGGTTGAAGCAGGTGTTATTCCAAAATTG GTTCaacttttgcaaaacaaagaGGATGACTATAAGATTATCAGAAAGGAAGCTAAAAGTTCACTCTTGGAACTATCCGCTGATGAATATTATCATAACCTTATAATAGAAGAGGGTCTAGTCCGGGTTCCTCTGATTGGCTCAGCTGCATATAAAGCATTTAGACCTCTTCCACATTCATGGCCCTCTTTCCCTGATGGCTCTGAGATCCAGCGGAGTTCTCGCCCTTCAAAATATGGTGCTACTGAATTGCTTCTTGGTCTGAGTGTTGACGAGAAGGAAACCGAGCCTGATGAAGCTAAAATTAATGCTATGATAGGTCGTTCAAATCAGCAATTTCTCGCACGCATTGGTGCTATTGAGTTGGATGATGAAGGAAAGGAACAATCCAGTGGATCTCAAAAAGATGCTGTCTATACCATTCTACCTTGGGTAGATGGTATTGCACGGTTAGTTTTAATCATTGGTCTTGAAGATGCTTCTGCAATTGCAAAGGCAGCTAAAGCAATTGGTGATGCGTCGATAAatgaacacatgcattcttCGTTCAAGGAAGCTGGAGCTGTCAAACCTCTACTTCAGTTACTAAAGCATACTGATATGCTCATTAGAGAAGCCGCTGCTTATGCATTGGAAAGACTAAGTGTCAG TTCCGTAGTCTATGAGAAGATCAAAACAGATGGTGGTCTAAAAGTGCTTGTAGACATAGTGAAGGATCCTAATATTCCAGTAGAGCAACTGGAGAAG ATAATTAATGTGCTTTCTCGTATATTTGACACGGGTGTCAGCATGGTAGCTGTG GATGCAGAGTATTCTCAGAAGAGCACTCAAGATGATATTGATAGTGGGACCAATGGAACATCCGTCACATATTTGAAACAAGATGATAAGTCTAG TGTGTCAGTCATTGATTTTGATGCCATTTCACGATTAACCAAAGTTCTGAGGGAAGCATCTCCAAGTTTGCAAGAAAAAGTCGCTTCTATACTGGAGCATTTAGCAGCTTTTGATCAGCATGCCACAGCAATGATAGCTGCTCGCATTGGGTCAGTAATTGAAGCTGTTCTAGAAATGGGGGTCATTCATG GTACCATGGGTGATACTGAGAATTTTGATGATCTTCCTACTGTTGTGATTGACCAAGTCAGTAGAGCTGTTTCTGCAACTGTTAGGTTACTCACAAGATTACTCAATTTCGATCTTTTTGTTCGCAGCATAAGTACCGAGAAGTTTATTGCTCTGTTAAGACGAATGCTCAAGTCCAGTATTCCTCTTCAGTCGAAGAACTGGCTCGCAGCATGTCTTATTAAGCTACAATCATCGGCCGGTTTATCAGGACATGAGAGTGTCAGTAGTGTAGATATGGAGATAACTATCTACGAGACTATTCCAAGGCTAGTTGAGCAGATGATGACCTCACTTTCTTttgaagataaaagaaatgcTGTAATAGAGCTGAATAACCTAGTATCAGGAGGTGTCATGGAATACACAAGAGCAGTTGCCACAGCTGGAGGAATATTTCCTCTGGTGAAAATGATTAAAGATGGCGATGGAGCTGCATTGGAAGCTAGCCTTACCATCTTGTATAATCTGAGCATGGATCCAGAGAATCACCCAGCAATAATTGCTGCTGGAGCAGTGCCCCTATTGAAGCGGATTGTTGTTGCAGAAAGCGCACACTGGAACCGTGCTCTTCAGTTGCTGAGAACGTTGCCTGTATGA
- the LOC102709047 gene encoding transcription factor MYBS1-like — MTSPAPTTWTREDDKAFENALASGAAPPAEGAPGDAWFAALAASVPGARSAEEVRRHYEALVEDVAAIDAGRVPLPRYAGEESAAPADGGAAAAGGTKDGGGGGSHRREERKSGGGYDGGKSCSKAEQERRKGIPWTEEEHRLFLLGLDKFGKGDWRSISRNFVISRTPTQVASHAQKYFIRLNSMNRDRRRSSIHDITSVTAGEVAAQQGPITGQATGSPAAALGPAGMKHPSAGPPMPMYGAAPMGHPVAAGHMVPAAVGTPVMFPPGHAPYVVPVGYPAPPAKMHQ; from the exons ATGACCagcccggcgccgacgacgtggACCAGGGAGGACGACAAGGCGTTCGAGAACGCGCTCGCgtcgggcgcggcgccgcccgcgGAGGGCGCGCCGGGCGACGCGTGGTTCGCGGCGCTCGCGGCGAGCGTGCCCGGGGCGAggtcggcggaggaggtgcGGCGGCACTACGAGGCGCTGGTGGAGGATGTGGCCGCTATCGACGCCGGCCGCGTCCCGCTCCCGCGCTACGCCGGGGAGGagtccgccgcgccggccgacggaggagcagccgccgccggcgggacgaaggacggcggcggaggcggcagtCACCGGCGTGAGGAGCGGAAGAGCGGCGGTGGCTACGACGGCGGCAAGAGCTGCTCCAAGGCGGAGCAGGAGAGGCGCAAGGGCATCCCATGGACAGAGGAAGAGCACAG GCTGTTCTTGCTGGGGCTGGACAAGTTCGGCAAGGGCGACTGGCGGAGCATCTCGCGCAACTTCGTCATCTCGCGGACGCCGACGCAGGTGGCGAGCCACGCGCAGAAGTACTTCATCCGCCTCAACTCCATGAAccgcgaccgccgccgctccagcATCCACGACATCACCAGCgtcaccgccggcgaggtggcggcgcagcaGGGCCCGATCACCGGCCAGGCCACGGgcagccccgccgccgccctcggccCCGCAGGCATGAAGcacccctcggccggcccgcCCATGCCCATGTACGGCGCCGCGCCCATGGGCcaccccgtcgccgccggccacatggtccccgccgccgtcggcacCCCGGTGATGTTCCCGCCGGGCCACGCCCCCTACGTCGTGCCCGTCGGCTACCCTGCGCCCCCGGCCAAGATGCACCAATGA